Below is a genomic region from Fibrobacter sp..
AAACCTGCTCTGCGTTTATTCTATCTATAATGTATATTCTTTTGGAAAGAACTGTGCAGTGGATAAACCAGAGAAAAAACCCACTGTCCCGACTAATCACAAGAAGGTGGATATATACATCGATGATTCCATTGTTAAACCCGGAGGAGGCGGTATGTTAAAATTAAAGCGTTTAATTCCGTATCTTGCATTATCTGTAATTTCTGCTGTGCTGGCAGTGGGTTGTGGGGGAGCAAGCGAGAAAAAGCTGGCAGAGATCGAGAGCAGAATTAAGGCTCTGCAGGAAAAAGGTGTGCCGGACAGTGTTTTGGCGAATGTGAAAGTATACCATTATAATGTTATCTCTGCTAAAAAGGTCAGTAACGCCGGTAATGCCAAAAAGTATACCGATTCGATGCTGGTAGCGATAGTAAAAGCAGAGCAGTGGTATGAGACTTCGATGCAGGAATTCAAACCCTATATAGATAATCTGCGCAAAAAAATTGTCGATAAAAAATCCGCATTGACGGGCCTTCAGTTAAAAACTGCCGACAGTGTCCTTTCCATTGCTGACTCGTTTATAAATCTCAACTGGCTCATTCAGGCGCGCTGGAAGATGGACAAGCTTGATTCACTGATGCCTCTATTGGAGGAAAATGAGGCGAAGGCGCAGAAGATCCGTAAACAACTGGTTGGGAAGTGGGGAGATTCCCATTGGATCAAACCCGAAGATGCTAATTACAAGGCTCTTGATAAGCGTGTTTACAAGTTTACCAAGGATGGCAAATTCGAGGGTTCTGAGGAGATGAACGGGCAGACAACCGATTATATGAAAGAGGAGTGGCAGTTTTTGTCATGGGGAACCTATGATCTTAAAGGTGACACAATTCACCTCTTTATATCCAGAGAAAAATGTCCCAAACAGGTTTTTACTCAGCTTAACGTGAGGGAAAACAAGTGGGTCAGGAATGTCAAACCGACATACGATTCCACCATTACCAATGGAAGTAAAGACCGGTTTATTGTTTTTGATTATTTGAAAGAAAATTTCAGGAAGTTTTAATAAACAGACATTTCTGTATCTGAGTTTTTATGCTTTTCTGCGCAGACAATTCGGATACATCTTATGAGAAGTAATCCTGTCATTTCGAACGGATGAAGGGAATCTTTTCGAGATTTCTTCATGAAAATTCGTCGAAATGACATTTTTCTTCAGACACTTGAGTGATACAGTGTTGAATTTGTTCAGAAATTCTCTTTATCAGGAAACCGGCCGATGCAATTAAAGCTGGTGATGGTTTTTCTCTTTTTTGCCGTGGTAGAATCAGGGGCGGAAAAGGTAACTACTTTTATAAGCCAGTCTTATGTGGATTCGCTTGTGGACATGGCACTTTACATTTTTAACAGCGTGTCTGATCCCGGAAGCGGGGTTTCAACTGAACGGGCGATAGAGTATGCAAAGCAGATAGCGACGAAGCTGCGTGAGATAGCCATTGATGATGTCAATAAAAAGTACATACTCTGGAAAGCAGGAGAACTCGAGGCGCAGATTTACCTGGAAGAAAGTGGACTTCTCATGGAGAAGGAGCTGTGGCGCCAGAAAACAAGCAATGAGATTGTTTTTCTTTACAATGCGGAAACAGGAAAGGCGTGTCCTGATTTCCGGCTTCTCTGGAGTTATCATACCCGCCTGAAGGCTGTTGACACAAGCCAGGCTCAGAGACTGGAAAAGTCGATCTTAAGCAGGGCTTCAGGAATCTCCGTAGAAATTCTTTCATCTGTGGAGTTATCTCTTAAAAACGGGAATTACGAATCAGCCCGTCAGGATCTTGCCTACTGTGAAACAAACCGTCAATACCTTGCCATTACAGCCGTGAAACTTGCATCGCTGCAGGCAAAACTGCTCAGTGACTTTTCATTGTCAAAGGAGAGAGTTCTTCTCAGGGAGGATTTTGACAGCCTGACTTCTGCTATTACTTCCAACCGCCTTCCTGACTCAAGAGTATTGGCCTCTAAGGTCAGAAACCGGCTTGATGGGTTGAAAACAAGCATGATGCAACTGGAATGGACCAGATTCAATGATGAGTACTTCAGGTTATATCGAAAAATCGGTAACAAGGAAGATTCTCTTGTGGCACTAGTGCAGGCAAGGCTCAAATCGAAGGGAATTGTGGCGGCAGAGGAGTTACTCGATACGGTGAGACTTTACGGAATCTCTCATGAAAAAATTGCCAGAATCGACAGATTAATTCTGGAGGAGGCAGTTGCCCGTAAAAAACAGGAACCACCTCTGGTACAGATTTCTATAGATCAGGATACCTCTGAGAGTACTGTTTTAAGTGATCTTCTGGTGACTGCAAGAGAAAGGGCGGCTTCACAGAAAGACAGTATCGAGAGCCGCAGGCAGGAAAACGCCAGGATGACTCAGATCGCGGAGGTCAGAAGAGACCGTATGAGAGTAGCCGCTCAACAGCAACAAAAACGCCTGCAGGAGAGAAAGCAGGAGGATTCCAGACGTGCTCAGCAGGAGCTTGTGACCATTTATACTCTTATTGAGAACGGTAGAATCGAGGAAGCCGCCGCCAGTATGGAGAAAGTAAAGGACCTGCTGGAGAAAAACCTTTCAGAGAAAGAATTCAGAAAAGTCTCCCTGAGTATTTCATCCCGGAGCAAAAAGACTTCTGAGTAATCATGGCTTGGTTTAATGGTTTAAATCACCGTGTTACCTCAGCGATGTTGCTCAGACCCAAGCCCCTTCCTCTGTCAGAAATCAGCAGTACTGGAATGCAGAGATCAATAAACTGTGCTTTACTTTACCGGCTTTAATGTAAAAACACCTGAACCGAATTGTTTTTCCATTGTGGAGCGGTTAACACAGTCAATTCCCTCTACAGACAGCCGGCCAAGAGATTTCCCGTTCAGATTGAAAACCTGAACCATCTTTACAGAATTCTGCTTCCACTCAGAGGGGATCCTGAAGAACAGGTTGTCTGCTGATGAAAAGGTGACTGGAGAAAGGTTCCTTTTTACAATTGAGGATAAAGAAAAAACCGGATTAAAGACTTTTGTGGCAGCATCAAAATTATTTGAATGAAATTTCAGGTGTAATCCGATATCATCTTTGTTGATACTTCCGCCATGACCGCCGCCTGCAATGATTTTAAATGTCAAATCGATTCCCAGATTTTTCAATGTATCGCGCATATCACAATTGAAAGGATATAGCGGACCCATCTGAAGATCCTGGTCTCCGGTAGTCATCGTAACCTTTATTCCCAGAGATTTGATCTTTTCAGCGTTTTCCTTTGCAAATGTAAAAGGGTAGCTGTTTTCATTGAAATAGTTTCCGTCACTACCGAATATCTGAGTCGGGATGGAACGGTCAAACTGCTGTCTGCTCAATTCATCCCAGTTGACAAGAGCCGCGTCATATGATCCGATACTGCAGAACATGTCATAATGCTTGAACCCGAGCATAAGCGCACCGAATCCTCCCATCGAAAACCCCTCGATCGCACGGTGTAAACGATCGGCTTTGGTACGATAGGCCGCATCGATGTGCGGAATCAACTCCTGGATTATTGTGGATTCACACTTGACCTGGCCGTCTTTTGAATCACTGTAGAAAGTGTTTCCTCTGCCATTTACGAACACAACAATCATGGGAGAAAATGTTTTATTATTAATACCGCTTTGCAGAGCATCTTTATAGAATGAAGGATTCTGGTTCTCATTTCCACCCATTCCATGCAGCGAATAGAGTACCGGGTAGCGCTCTGTAGAATTGTTATAACCGGGAGGAAGATAAATTACATATCCGATCTCGATGTTGTTCATCAATGCACTGCGGTAGGTTGCATGCGTATATCCTGTACCTAACTGTCCCCCGGGATTGTTCCATTTATAACTCTGTGCTGTACTTGTAAAAAAGATCAGCGCAACGACTGTAAAACTACATGAAAATTTATTCATTCAATCCTCCTTGGCTACAGTTCCTGTTTTATAACCATGGCAGTTTTATTTCTTCAACGCCTTCCCGGAGAATTTTCCGATATCGTTCTTGACTGAAATTAAATACACTCCAGGTACGAGTCCTTCACCGATGTCAAGGAAATCCTTTCCCTTCCCAGCTTTTATTACAGATCCTCTGATATCGGTAAGTTGATAACTGAACTGTCCCCTGAGCTTAATCTGTAATCCATTCTGCAAAGGGTTTTTAAGCAATTTCCGGTCGGCCAATCTGGTGTTATCCGTTTCAGTCGACATCTTGAATTCGACATAATTAAGATTCATGTAATCAGTATTGAAAGTGATGCGCATTACATGCTCTCCGGCGGTCAGTTCGACATCGTTTTTTGTAACAGTTGTCCAGGTCTGCCAGCCTCCGGTATTAGGCAACTCGATATTTCCGGTTATATTTACGCCGTCCATTTCAATTTTCAGACTTCTACCGCTACCATTTACAGCCACACGCAAATCGATATTATAGGTTCCTGTTGCAGCAACGTTTATGGTATATTCCAGCCATTCACCTGAAAGAGCATAACCGATATTATAGGATCCGGATTGATCCTGGGTTACCTCTATATCAACCTCATCATTTCTGAAATCCGCCAATCCTTCATTGCCGTTTCCATTTGCCTCGTGATAAGCTGTTCCTTCACCACCCCGATCGTACTCCTCTGCTTCTATACGGCCGGGGATCTGATGAGGAGATGTTCCGTATGGGGCCCGTTGAGCCACTAAAGAGATTGTAACAGGTGCAGAGACACCGATTTGCCCCTGGTTATCGGTTGCTCTTGCTGTAATAGTATGAGTTCCAGCCTTCAATCCTGAATATTCGATACTGTAAGGTGCGGTGTTGTCGCTCCCCAGTAAAGTAGTGCCGGAATAAAAACTCACGCTGGCAATAGAACCATCGGCGTCGGATGCTTCGGCTGTGAAGGTAATGGTATCAAGGGTTGAGAAACTGCTGTTGTTTGATGGAGAAGTGAGTGTTACCTCCGGAGCCTTACCTTTGGGTAATAAAGTGAGCATTTTCTGCGCATAACGTCTCCCTAATTCCCTGTAACTGGCAGAAGTGAAATGCAGTCCATCGCCTTTATGGGGCAGTCCACTTGAAGAAATAACGTGGGCATTAGGAATAGAATCGGGGAGTTCTTTAATAATATTGTTATGGCTGCCACAAGCGCCGCCTTCTGCAGAACCCACGACTTCTCCCGCCAGGATAGGCACTGATGAGGCATCGAGTCCCAGGTCATTTATGATATTGTTATAAATCGTCCTTACCTTTGATGGCCATTGCTTGTCATTTGTATTAGACTCACCCTGATGCAGCAGGATACCTTTGATAACACCATCCTTCTGTGCAAGCTTCGCCATATCTATTAGACGCCCATACGGGTTATTATCATACTCCCTGATGTAGTTCTTCAACCAGTCTTCTGTAATTGATGAGATATAAGCCTGATAGGTAGCCTTGTCGAAAAGTTCAATTTTACAGCCCCCTACCGCTACGTTTATAACTCCTATAGTGATATTGGAGGGAAGGCTGTCGAGCAATGTCCTGCCAAAATAATCGGCAGGGGTAAGCCCTGTGTTGCATCTGCATAAAGGAGGTGTTGCTGTGTACCATTTCCCCATTTGTCTCCCTGAATTGGAGCAGTTAACAGCAGCCATTACCTTGAAGCGACTGTCAACTGTCCTGTCCTGCGCCTCAATGGCACCATTTCCCTCCATGTTTGACTGTCCAAAACAGAGGTAAATGTGAAAATTGGGATCCTGAGAGAATGTCCTGGCAGTAAACAGCAGAAGACTGAACAAACACACTTCCAGACAATACTTGGGCCTCATTTATGCACTCCATGTGAACAGGTTAACCTGGCTGACTGAAAAAGCCGATTTTCTTTCCAGATAATCTTAATATATACAAAAAAAAGCACTATTTAAATAAGGAATAAAGGGAGAGTGAGATTTTGAGTACACAGCTTGTGTACTGTATTAAAACCATTACAAAACGGCGGCATAATGCCGCCTCCAGCCGGATCAAGTCCGGTGAATCGGGCTTGTGCCAAGATATATAGACTATCAGACTGATTAGGCGGAAATAGCTCAGGTTTTTTCATTTAATACAGTTTCGAACAGCGTTTTTTAATGATCGGGATGATCAGGGATTGAGATGATGAGGAGATGAAACGTGATCAGATATTCATCAAGTTTCTGCGCATGCTGATTAAATGGTGGCAAGAAGGATGGTTTTTTTCCCGGGGCGAATGGTTCAGAGTCAGGAAACATTCATAGCCATAGGGTTGATTCCTTATTAATCATAGTTTTTATCTTTATTGGAGATATCAGGAAACTCTGATCATCATGGATGAAAACTGTAATATGTCCAAAATTTACCTTTGGGGTAAATTTTTGAACTTAGCGAGGCACCTTTAACTAAATTAAGTCATTATTTCACCTCCGGGGTAAAACAGAGAGCCAGAAAAAGAAACGAAATTCGTTTCCTGCAAAACAACAGCGAAATAGTTCCTCTCTTCGCCAAAACCACACATAAGTTAATCACCTTCCCTCTTGCCCGAAAACCCTTAGTGCAAAGCCACAGCATGGTGTATTTTTAAATGATTCACCTGCAGGTGACACTTATCCTCTGCCGGGAAAAGAACTACTCCTCAGGAATCAAAACCTGACATTGAGCGCCATTTTATGCCTTCTTTCTTTTTTCAGACTTTCGGATGCCAGATGAATGTGGCCGATTCCGATGACCTTCGCTCTCTGCTTATCGAGCGGGGTTTTATCGATGCATCGGAACCCGGTGATGCGGATTTACTGGTTGTAAATACATGCAGTGTCCGGGAACATGCGGAAAACAGGGCACTGGCCAGAATCAGGGAACTGTCT
It encodes:
- a CDS encoding carbohydrate-binding protein, producing the protein MRPKYCLEVCLFSLLLFTARTFSQDPNFHIYLCFGQSNMEGNGAIEAQDRTVDSRFKVMAAVNCSNSGRQMGKWYTATPPLCRCNTGLTPADYFGRTLLDSLPSNITIGVINVAVGGCKIELFDKATYQAYISSITEDWLKNYIREYDNNPYGRLIDMAKLAQKDGVIKGILLHQGESNTNDKQWPSKVRTIYNNIINDLGLDASSVPILAGEVVGSAEGGACGSHNNIIKELPDSIPNAHVISSSGLPHKGDGLHFTSASYRELGRRYAQKMLTLLPKGKAPEVTLTSPSNNSSFSTLDTITFTAEASDADGSIASVSFYSGTTLLGSDNTAPYSIEYSGLKAGTHTITARATDNQGQIGVSAPVTISLVAQRAPYGTSPHQIPGRIEAEEYDRGGEGTAYHEANGNGNEGLADFRNDEVDIEVTQDQSGSYNIGYALSGEWLEYTINVAATGTYNIDLRVAVNGSGRSLKIEMDGVNITGNIELPNTGGWQTWTTVTKNDVELTAGEHVMRITFNTDYMNLNYVEFKMSTETDNTRLADRKLLKNPLQNGLQIKLRGQFSYQLTDIRGSVIKAGKGKDFLDIGEGLVPGVYLISVKNDIGKFSGKALKK